The Gillisia sp. Hel_I_86 genome has a segment encoding these proteins:
- the rsgA gene encoding ribosome small subunit-dependent GTPase A: MTGIVYKSTGSWYHVKAESGVFYRCRIKGKFRMQGIKSTNPVAVGDKVQFELEETGDDTFGVINTIEERDNYIIRKSVNLSKQTHIIASNIDVAFLLVTLNNPPTFTTFIDRFLVTAEAYHIKTVLLFNKVDTYNEEELGEIKFLAALYRDVGYECIGISAKTGKNLDKVKEMMVGKTSMFSGHSGTGKSTLINALEPTLDLKTSKISAQHKQGQHTTTFAEMYDLGFDARIIDTPGIKGFGVVEMEKEELGNYFPEFFAVKQECKFNNCLHIEEPHCAVKDGLEDGDIAWSRYKSYLQIIEGEDEQQYRTDNFPEEQ, from the coding sequence ATGACAGGAATTGTATATAAATCTACAGGAAGTTGGTATCATGTAAAGGCTGAAAGTGGGGTTTTTTACCGCTGTAGGATAAAGGGCAAATTCCGCATGCAAGGGATTAAAAGCACCAATCCGGTTGCGGTGGGCGATAAGGTGCAATTTGAATTGGAAGAAACAGGGGACGATACTTTTGGGGTTATAAACACAATTGAAGAGCGGGATAATTACATTATTCGTAAATCGGTGAACCTCTCCAAACAAACCCATATTATTGCTTCAAATATTGATGTTGCTTTTTTGCTGGTCACCCTTAATAATCCGCCCACTTTTACCACTTTTATAGATAGGTTTCTGGTAACAGCCGAAGCCTATCATATTAAAACGGTATTGCTGTTCAATAAAGTTGACACTTATAATGAAGAGGAGCTAGGTGAGATTAAATTCTTGGCAGCATTATACCGGGATGTTGGTTACGAATGTATAGGAATTTCAGCAAAGACGGGGAAGAATCTAGATAAGGTCAAGGAAATGATGGTAGGTAAAACCAGTATGTTCTCTGGACATAGTGGAACCGGGAAATCTACACTTATCAATGCATTGGAACCCACTTTAGATCTTAAAACTTCGAAAATAAGTGCCCAGCATAAGCAAGGGCAGCATACTACTACTTTTGCAGAGATGTATGATCTTGGTTTTGATGCGAGGATCATTGACACTCCTGGGATTAAAGGATTTGGAGTGGTAGAGATGGAAAAAGAGGAATTGGGTAATTATTTCCCAGAATTTTTCGCTGTAAAACAGGAATGTAAATTCAATAATTGCCTGCATATAGAAGAACCACATTGCGCCGTTAAAGATGGTTTGGAGGATGGGGACATCGCATGGTCCAGATATAAAAGTTATTTGCAAATTATTGAAGGAGAAGATGAGCAACAATATAGAACGGATAATTTTCCCGAGGAGCAATGA
- the dtd gene encoding D-aminoacyl-tRNA deacylase, translating into MRIVLQRVSKASVGIDGKVSGKIGNGLLILVGIEEADSKEDVVWLCNKILKMRIFNDEAGVMNGSIQDIDGEVLVISQFTLHASTKKGNRPSYIKAAKPKTAVPLYESFLLELENQLGKKVECGIFGADMKVSLINDGPVTIMIDSKSRE; encoded by the coding sequence ATGAGAATAGTTCTCCAAAGAGTCTCGAAAGCATCGGTTGGCATTGACGGAAAAGTGAGTGGTAAGATTGGCAACGGACTTTTAATTCTTGTGGGAATTGAAGAAGCAGACTCGAAAGAAGATGTTGTCTGGTTGTGCAACAAGATCTTGAAAATGCGGATTTTTAACGATGAGGCTGGAGTAATGAATGGTTCAATTCAGGATATTGATGGAGAAGTATTGGTTATAAGTCAGTTCACCCTGCATGCCAGCACAAAAAAAGGAAATAGGCCTAGTTATATTAAGGCAGCCAAGCCAAAAACTGCAGTTCCACTTTATGAGAGTTTTCTTCTAGAGCTGGAAAATCAGCTCGGCAAAAAAGTGGAATGTGGAATTTTTGGAGCAGATATGAAAGTTTCTTTAATAAATGATGGGCCTGTTACAATTATGATAGATTCAAAAAGCAGGGAATAA
- a CDS encoding nucleotide pyrophosphohydrolase encodes MNIQNAQEAVDRWIQDHGVRYFNELTNMAQLTEEVGEVARIIARRYGEQSEKESDKSKDLGEELADVLFVVLCLANQTGINLQEAFDKKLEIKTKRDHDRHHNNDKLK; translated from the coding sequence ATGAACATACAAAACGCACAAGAAGCAGTAGATAGATGGATTCAAGATCATGGAGTTCGTTATTTTAACGAGCTTACCAATATGGCGCAACTTACAGAAGAAGTTGGCGAAGTAGCTAGGATTATTGCACGTCGATATGGAGAACAAAGTGAAAAGGAAAGTGATAAAAGCAAGGATCTGGGAGAAGAACTCGCAGATGTGCTATTTGTTGTGCTTTGTTTGGCAAATCAAACAGGGATCAATCTACAGGAAGCTTTCGATAAGAAATTGGAGATAAAAACCAAGCGTGACCACGACAGGCATCATAACAATGATAAATTGAAATAA
- the aroA gene encoding 3-phosphoshikimate 1-carboxyvinyltransferase has protein sequence MNAQLSHPNSKLFGEIQITGSKSESNRALILQALYPSISLSNLSNSDDTSVLQEALKANGGSVDIHHAGTAMRFLTAFFSTQEGMETVLTGSPRMKERPIKLLVDALCRLGANITYTEKDGFPPLGIKGKNLEKSSVKVQANISSQYISALMLIAPSLPNGLEIELEGPITSVPYIEMTLELLRYFGIQAQFEGQSIKIKPTKKVKAKTLAIESDWSSASYFFSLAALSENAEFTLSNFRETSLQGDSKIVSIYKGLGVDTSFNENSISLKKESRKKSKSLHLDLQNMPDLAQTIAVTCLGLGMACELKGLHTLKIKETDRLVALKIELEKFGAIVEITNNSLSLAPCTTLEKNIEVETYNDHRMAMAFAPLALRVPLTIKDAGVVSKSYPEFWEDLESIGFSVGKV, from the coding sequence ATGAACGCTCAGTTAAGTCATCCCAATTCCAAGCTTTTTGGAGAAATTCAAATTACCGGTTCCAAAAGTGAATCTAATCGAGCTTTGATTTTGCAAGCTTTGTATCCTTCAATTTCTTTGAGCAACTTATCCAATAGTGATGATACCTCTGTTTTACAAGAAGCCTTAAAGGCGAATGGGGGTTCTGTGGATATTCATCATGCGGGAACAGCAATGCGGTTTCTTACAGCATTTTTTTCAACTCAAGAGGGGATGGAAACAGTGTTAACCGGCAGCCCAAGAATGAAAGAGCGCCCAATTAAGCTATTGGTAGATGCGTTATGTAGGTTAGGTGCAAACATTACCTATACTGAAAAGGATGGATTTCCACCATTAGGGATTAAGGGGAAAAACCTTGAAAAATCATCTGTAAAAGTTCAAGCAAATATCAGCAGTCAGTATATTTCGGCTTTAATGCTTATTGCCCCATCGCTTCCGAATGGTTTAGAGATCGAATTGGAAGGGCCAATTACCTCTGTGCCATATATTGAAATGACTTTGGAATTGCTTAGGTATTTTGGGATTCAGGCTCAATTTGAAGGACAATCGATTAAAATTAAACCTACAAAAAAAGTGAAAGCCAAAACTTTGGCAATAGAATCAGATTGGAGTTCTGCTTCGTATTTTTTCTCTTTGGCAGCATTAAGCGAAAATGCAGAGTTCACATTAAGCAATTTTCGTGAAACAAGCTTGCAAGGGGATTCTAAAATAGTTTCTATTTATAAGGGATTGGGAGTTGATACGTCTTTTAATGAAAACTCTATTTCGCTAAAAAAAGAATCGAGGAAAAAATCTAAAAGTTTACATTTGGATCTTCAAAACATGCCAGATTTAGCACAAACGATCGCGGTTACTTGTCTAGGTTTGGGGATGGCTTGTGAATTAAAAGGGCTTCATACACTAAAGATCAAGGAAACTGATAGATTAGTTGCTTTGAAAATCGAATTAGAGAAATTTGGAGCCATCGTAGAAATTACCAACAACAGCTTGTCTCTAGCTCCATGTACTACTTTAGAAAAAAATATAGAAGTAGAAACTTATAACGATCATAGAATGGCAATGGCTTTTGCCCCTTTAGCGTTAAGAGTTCCGCTTACAATTAAAGATGCCGGAGTGGTTTCAAAATCGTATCCGGAGTTTTGGGAAGACCT